The nucleotide sequence ATATCCAGAAAGGGTGGGCCAGAGGCGATTTTAATCCATTAGCCAGGGCACGAAAACAGCCAGAGATTTGGGGTGCCTTAAAgtccagcagcagagactgACTGTGAATCTAACAATTTCTAACAAATTTCTAACAACTGACTGAAAAACCGACCCAAAAGCCAAAGTGCTGTTAATTCCTAGCACACACGTGGGGATACAAGCAGGCCAAGGGAACAGCTCTCACCTCTCAACAGGCTCTGACCAGAGCCCTGACACCCACtcgcagcagctctggcagttCCTGCGGGACGCTGTCGGAATAGCAATGCACCGCCTGGCCCGGCCTCAGATCCGGCTGGAAAATGCCCCAGCTGTGAAGGACACGTGCAGCGACGCTGCCAGTTCGGGAGAGGATGGACTTTTCTCGCTCTTGCCCATCGATACAGGCAGAATCTTCCCAGGCAGGCGCTGTCGTTTTGGGTTTGTGTCCGGGcggagcccccagccccgtcCCTCCCGCACCACTGGGAGCTCTGCCACCAGATCCCAGGGGAATCGCTAGGAAGCGATCGGCTGAGTCGGGAACGGCACGGTCGTGGCAGCGGAAtgagaaagcagcagctggaacatCTGCCCGTTTGTCCCGGGGGCCGGCGCCGCTCGCCGTGCGTGTCACCCGGAGGATGCGCCCGGGTGGCCTTTGCTCCTCTCCGCTCACCCAGCCCTGCGGTGtcccccaggctgctgggggGTCTCCATGCCGCTGtgacagcagcctctgcctctCCCTCGCCTTGGGATCCCCCAGCCTGGCGCCCCCGCTCTGCCGGGGCTCCCCTCCGTGCCCTCGCCTTCCCCCAGCTTCAGGGTGATCCCGTTTTCTGCAGCAATATTCAGCACTTTATCTCCTCTTcttcaaaaaataaatcctCTCTCTACAGCAATAAAACTCGGTTCCTCACTCTGCCTTTCAGAAACCCCTGGCAGCTTTTACCCCTTTGGTTTTTACAATACAGACATCTCTCTTCTCatgcttgtttattttttctcagcCCTTTTGTTCCCTCCCTGCCGCTTCCCTGTCGATTGCTGCTCTGTCTTGTTGTGACCCGACTTTGAAAGCTGGCTTGAAGTggtgttttaatatttttgtgggGGATTTTATACGCTGATGAATGgactgaagcatgcagaattttaAATGACTACTTTGCTGTCGGGAAGCTAAACACAAACATCTAAGACACACTTGTTAAAATTCCTTCCTTAGAAATCTGAAAGGTTTCGATGTCCTTAATatccagcaaaagaaaaagaaaaaggggttATTAGCTGTGCTTGCTGGCAACATGGATGTTGCTGACTTCAAGAGCTGTAATTTGCTCACCTTGTGTGTGCACCACGGAACAGATCCGTCTGCTCCAGCTGTCCCAAACGTTGTAGGGTTCATAGCCAGCTCATGAATTTttcactgctgctccctgcatggTGCTGGGTCTTACTGTCACTTACCTCATGCTTTGCCAGAAATATTTTGCACACGGTGGCATCAGAAAATGCCAGTAATGCTGGACTTCCTGGGAGAAAGCTCAAAAGATTGAAGCCACTCTAGTTGAGAGTCTCTGTCACACTGGTCCCCTCATGGCTTCGTTATCCCAAAAACATGCCCAGAAATGCAGAATCAGTGATAATTCTaggaaaaaggaataaaaaatgaTAATAAGttagatattgggaaaaatttcttcactgaaaggattATGAAGCACTGGAAAGGCGTCCCTGAGTATGTTCAaaaaatgtgtggatgtggctgGCACTCAaggatgtggtttagtggtgagcACGGTGGAGGTGCTGGTTTCActgttggatttgatgatcttaaatatctttttttcAACCTTAACAATCCTCTGGATCTATTAAATCATTCTTCTTAacaattttaggaaaaaaacagggCTTTTGAGACTCTAATCTCCACACTTGCACCCGAGGAGGCACCCAAAATGATTGCTCTgtcttccctccctgcctgtcTCCCTGCAGGTATCGTCCGTGCCTCCAGCGTGTTCCCCATCCTAAGCAcaattttgctgctgctgggaggacTCTGTGTCGGAGCAGGAAGGATTTACAACAGCAAAAACAACATTATTCTCAGCGCTGGGATTCTCTTTGTTGCAGCAGGTATGTTCTGTTTAAATTGAGTTCTTAAGGAGTGCTGCTGTTTTCAGCTGGAAAAGACTCTGGAAAAGCTTCTTGGCAGTGCTTTTCCTGCATCCCTTTCCTGGACTGAGGGCATTAACAACATCACAGCAGGCGAATTTTTCAAGACAAAATTATGCTCTTGAAGCCCCACAATAAGTATATTCTAGAAAAGCTTTTGGTTTTCCTGCAGAAAGAAGTGAAATTCAGTAACAAGCATGTTTTAcactatttaaaatatattaaacatTAGATGAATCAGGCATCTCTTATACCTAGggccttttttttaatatgaatgCAGAAAACGTTCATCTCTGATAGGTGAGCCTGTTTTTCACACTAGAAACATGTGAGAGAGCCCCATTGTtaacagctctccctgcagcctggaTTAAGCATGCAGCATTTAGATGAAAATTCAGCAAGGTGGAAGAGAACTTATTTTGATCAAGGTGAACAGCTATAGCCCTGAGCtccaaatgtatttttatcATTCTTCTGGATGTTAGAATCCCACTCACAATATTAGCGAGCTCCCacaagctgctgcttttccactgtggCAATGAAGAGATGGGGAAAAGTCTTGCTGAATATTTTGGGATCCATGTGAGCACACGTTACCATATGTTGACCTATTGGCTGTTTTTCAAGAATAAATGAATCCTTGAGATAAATGTAAGTctaaataaatgtaataaaatttCCTTGTCCAGTCCTAGAACCACTCAGGCCCAGAAAGTAACGTGGCTTAAATTTTATCTCCCCAGCCACATAAACACTGATTTATGTGTTTCTTCCTCCAGGTCTAAGTAATATCATAGGGATCATTGTCTACATATCGAGCAATGCAGGTGACCCAAGTGACAAGCGAGATGAGGACAAAAAGAACCATTACAACTATGGCTGGTCTTTTTATTTTGGAGCCTTGTCTTTTATTGTGGCCGAAACCATAGGTGTTCTGGCTGTGAACATTTATATTGAGAAGAACAAAGAGCTGAGGTTTAAGACCAAGAGGGAATTCCTTAAGACTTCTTCCAGTTCTCCTTATGCCAGGATGCCAAGCTATAGGTACAGGAGGCGGAGGTCCAGATCCAGCTCCCGCTCCACGGAGCCTTCTCCATCCAGGGACATTTCTCCAGTTGGCATGAAGATAGCAGGCACCATCCCCATGAATGAAATTTCCATGTACACCCTTTCCAGGGAGCCTTTGAAGGTTACCACGGCTGCCAGCTACAACGCAGACCAAGAAGCCAGTTTCCTGCAGGTCCACAACTTCCTCCAGAAGGAATTTAAGGAAGGACTCCACGTCAACATGGTCAACAGGAGAACGACGCCGGTTTGAAGCACCTTCCTTCCTCGTGCTTTTTGAAGAGATGCCCAAACAGAATGGATCTGTCAGGAGCGATGTTAAAATACCCTCTCACCTCTTTAATTGTGGCATGTGTTGAGGTAGCAAGTGGAGATCCTCTGGACCAACATAAAGATATTTACACGCTCGTAGCTTTTTTTGAAGCTATTTGGAGTTTGTTTATTTCCGTTCTTGGTGTCACAAGATGAAGGCAGTTCATGTTCCTGCACTTTTGTAGTGTGTACACAGTCTTGGAGAAACTGCAAAGAACTGGCCACCAGTGTGTTTTAAAGGATTACAGAAAATTTGttgtactttttcttttctaatattGAGATCCCTTAATACAAACTTGCAAATATAATTTATAACCAAGCCCAAGGATGAAAATGAGCAACTCATCAAGTGAGCCACTTTCCTTCAACACGGCGTAAGCTTTGcctctttcaaaagaaaaaaaaaaagaaaaaagaaaaaaaaaaagaaaatatttttgaaggcAACACTTTCTAAAACTGACCTGTGCCACTGAAACCGTAGAGCACCCATGTACTGAGCATTGCAGACTCTCTGATGGGGTGGGAAGGGGGTCTCCCATTCCTGGGGTAAGGCATCCCTTGGGGCAACACAGGCCGAGGAGCAGAGGGTGGGTGCGTCTTGAAACAcctagaaagggaaaaagattAAAGTAGGTGGGACTTGAGCCTATTTGCAAGTATCATTTCTTGCCTAACGTTTAGAAAACTTGAATTCTCATTTCGACGAGCCCTAGTGCCTGATCCGGCAAGGTGCTGAGTGCTGGCTGTCAGGAGCCCCTGGAGACTGCCCCGAgcgcggcggggagcggggctgaGCCCCCGCCCTGCCACCATCGGCCTCCCGATTTCCTTACGCTTCACAAGTGCAACACTAACGCTACTGCAAACCGAGATCTCTGAGCAACCAGGAGAGACCGCGCCCGGACTCGCGAAACTTCCCGCGGCAACGGGAGCCGAGCGTTAACAGAGCAGATGACaactttgtattttttaaaacagaacaaaaaaaaaaaaaggaaaaaaaaaggaaaaaaataatcaccgTTTATGAGATATTTATTAAACTCTTTTTATTATGAATTAAGTGCCGCATGGTGCAAGGTATAGTTGCTTTTAGATGGAAATGGTGGTTCGAcctaatttaatttattttgtaatgATGCATCTACTTACGTGCAGAGAGCCCACAGCAAACTCTATGCATCACGTAAGGAGGGAACTAATTTGTACCCTTTGCTTCTGTATGTTTCTAAAAGAGtctgaaatattattttcttttcttataaATTCCTGCTTTCAGTTTTTATACTTAGGCTTGGATCTCAAAGCTGGATGGCCTGACTCAAaggtaatttaatttaatagtACTCATGCTGATTTTAGTGACCACTCGACCAAGCCATATGAGAATGAGGTGCCCGATTCCCCTCAGATGAATTAGATGCAGTGAGAGAGGAGCATCTAATTCCTGTAGATTCCTTTGAATATCCCCGTCATCTTTGCCCAGAAAATCTTTGCTAGCAGAACACTAGACAAGTgatgacaagaaaaaaatccataattTGGAAAGTTTGGGTCACTGGTAGTGGGAGATCTCAGCCAAACTCTTAAAACCTCTTTAGTCTTAATTTATCCTATGATGGCCCCAGGGCCAGAGACTCGGTGGTGGTTTGGATATGAGGCTTTCAGCTAGTGGAACCAAGTTCTCCAGGGAAATCCCGGAGAAGCTGCCTTAACATCCCAAAAAGGAAGTTGAacccctctctccccagagaaacccacTCAAGCCTCTCTCCTTGCAAGAACCAAGACACAATTCTCAATTTTAAGCGAGAGTCTTCCCCCAGTCACTGTTAAGCTCTGCCTGGccctcagcctggcacagccacatCGTTATTTTGGCAGGGGTGGGTTGGAGCCTTCATCCCTGCTCATTAAGAGTTTCCATTCAGGTTAAAACTCCGCTGGGATCCTTTTTTCAAACCTCTGAACTCTGAGAGCTAAAGCGAATGGAGCAATGGGAATGATTTAAAACTAGAAAATGTTGTGCTACTTTCTGTATCAACACACTATGGAGAAAGATGTTAcacaagctttttaaaaaaaattcaaacagaggcagaaaagaaaacttttttacCTACTTTTCGGCTAGGACAACATAAAAGGGTTCTAAAATTATTAAAGTTCTTGATGAAAGGTTTTTTTTACAAGAATCTTTATGCTTTCAAACAATAAATTATTTCCTACTTTTTGAGACTTCgtaatattaaaatactttgaTTAGCTATGATAGAAGTAGAAgtttgcaatgaaaaaaaaccaaccttcTGTCTCATTAGTGTGTCATACTAAGTGCTAATTAATTTACATCTAATTATAGTCAATGTATTTTTCAAGTGCAATTTCCCAGAACTATTTGTTTCCCACTGTGTTAAAATACTAATAGTTAGAACTAAGTCCTCATCCGTGTTTACTGTAATTAAGAATAAAACCATTCCCTTTCAAACTAGGAGTTAGATATAGGCTGTTTCTCTAAACTCATGTACCTTGAACTGGAAGT is from Passer domesticus isolate bPasDom1 chromosome 20, bPasDom1.hap1, whole genome shotgun sequence and encodes:
- the CACNG4 gene encoding voltage-dependent calcium channel gamma-4 subunit, with protein sequence MVWCDRGVQMLLTTVGAFAAFSLMAIAIGTDYWLYSSAHICNGTNITTDEAQGPPRRARGDLTHSGLWRICCLEGIYKGHCFRINHFPEDNDYDHDSSEYLLRIVRASSVFPILSTILLLLGGLCVGAGRIYNSKNNIILSAGILFVAAGLSNIIGIIVYISSNAGDPSDKRDEDKKNHYNYGWSFYFGALSFIVAETIGVLAVNIYIEKNKELRFKTKREFLKTSSSSPYARMPSYRYRRRRSRSSSRSTEPSPSRDISPVGMKIAGTIPMNEISMYTLSREPLKVTTAASYNADQEASFLQVHNFLQKEFKEGLHVNMVNRRTTPV